One Perognathus longimembris pacificus isolate PPM17 chromosome 2, ASM2315922v1, whole genome shotgun sequence DNA segment encodes these proteins:
- the Chchd1 gene encoding coiled-coil-helix-coiled-coil-helix domain-containing protein 1 isoform X1 codes for MAAPSLRGRLVRIGNPRKPVLKPNKPLILANRVGERRREKGEATCITEMSVMMACWKKNEFRDEACGKEIQDFLDCASRAQILDVLHFLICLVCTKTFYLAVEVHYTDTLRMWKSTCVQSFLPSSELSEYVFCA; via the exons ATGGCCGCCCCCAGTCTCCGGGGCCGCCTGGTGCGCATTGGGAACCCGCGGAAACCGGTATTGAAGCCTAACAAGCCGCTTATCCTAGCTAATCGCGTCGGGGAACGGCGCCGGGAGAAGGGCG AGGCGACGTGTATCACGGAGATGTCGGTGATGATGGCTTGCTGGAAGAAGAATGAATTCCGCGACGAGGCGTGCGGGAAAGAGATCCAGGACTTCTTGGATTGTGCCTCGAGGGCTCAG ATTCTGGATGTTCTCCACTTCCTGATTTGTCTAGTGTGTACAAAGACCTTTTATCTTGCAGTTGAAGTCCATTACACTGATACATTAAGAATGTGGAAATCTACCTGTGTGCAGAGCTTTTTGCCATCATCTGAACTTAGTGAATATGTGTTTTGTGCATAG
- the Chchd1 gene encoding coiled-coil-helix-coiled-coil-helix domain-containing protein 1 isoform X2, producing the protein MAAPSLRGRLVRIGNPRKPVLKPNKPLILANRVGERRREKGEATCITEMSVMMACWKKNEFRDEACGKEIQDFLDCASRAQEAGKMKTLQDTLGDSRSLLPHKMNKLLQRFPNKSHLS; encoded by the exons ATGGCCGCCCCCAGTCTCCGGGGCCGCCTGGTGCGCATTGGGAACCCGCGGAAACCGGTATTGAAGCCTAACAAGCCGCTTATCCTAGCTAATCGCGTCGGGGAACGGCGCCGGGAGAAGGGCG AGGCGACGTGTATCACGGAGATGTCGGTGATGATGGCTTGCTGGAAGAAGAATGAATTCCGCGACGAGGCGTGCGGGAAAGAGATCCAGGACTTCTTGGATTGTGCCTCGAGGGCTCAG gAAGCAGGAAAGATGAAAACACTCCAGGACACCCTGGGAGATTCTAGGAGCTTACTTCCTCACAAAATGAATAAGTTGTTACAGAGATTTCCTAACAAATCTCACCTTAGTTGA